The sequence below is a genomic window from Silene latifolia isolate original U9 population chromosome 7, ASM4854445v1, whole genome shotgun sequence.
CCAGGATTCAGATCTTTACAAGGACATGACAAAGCACCCTTGCACCACCTTTGAGGAAGTTCAGTCGAAAGAAATTGCTGTTataaggctggaggaagactctGCACCCATCAGAGGCATTTATGATTTAGACCCAGTATCCAGAAAAGCTCCGGTGGAGAAGAGGAGTGAAAGGTCCAAACCCTACAGCGGGAACTTAAACAAAGTTTCTGGAAGTTCTAAAGAAAAGAGCGAAGCAGATCTGCCTCCGAAGGTAAGTGAGTATGGTTTTACCACTAATCTTGCAGGATTATTTAAAGCCTTGCAGGAGTTGGGCCGCAGAGTCAGATGGCCCAAACCTCCAGCAGAAGGATACTCCAGCAGCAGAAAGGATACAGGCAAAAAGTGCGAGTTCCACGGCAGCAACACCCATGACACCGACGAATGCCATTCCCTCAGAAAGGAAGTCAAGTTTCATTATGATCAAGGAAAACTGGATCACCTCCTACCCAGAGGCACAACCAGAGTGAACTTAGCAGATCAGGTTCTgccctctcctcctcctcagTGCACTAGAATTGTGAATGTTATTACTGGTGGATCGGAGCTATACGGACTGACATATTCAGCAGCAAAGAGGCACGCAACCAGAACTAAAGGTGACAAACCAGAAATTTCATTCAGGATCAATCGCCAGAATCTGCCATCAGTCACCTTTGACGAAACAGATGCTCGGTCTGCTCCAGAACAGCACCACGTTGCTCTAATCATCACGCTCCCCATAGGAAATTGCGAGGTGAGAAAGATCTTGGTGGATACTGGAAGCTccgtcaacttaatcatgctagAGATGCTCAAAGGCATTGGATTCACCGAGAAAGATCTAGCAAAGAAGGAGCTCCCCTTGGTCGGTTTCAGTGGCGAAACAAAGCATTCCCTAGGAGAAATCGTCATCCCTACTTATGCCGGATGTGTTAACAAGCAGGTTAGATATATGGTTATTGATGGACTCTCTACTTACAATGTGatccttggcaggccctggatccacaAGATGAAGGCAATACCCTCGACGTACCACCAGTGTCTGAAGTTCCCAACGCCTTGGGGTGTGCAAGAGATACGTGGggaccatgaagaagctaaggattgctATAAATGGCTCTAAAGTCAACAACCAGCTCAcctgcatagcaattacagagccaGCGCATCCAAGACGAATACATTGAGCCCTGGCAAGCAGAACTATACGAAGTCATCCTGGACGCGCTGCACCCAGAACGAACCGTGCTTATTGGATCAGAATGTACAAGTAACATTCGCGAAGAACTCGTTCGGTTGTTGAGAACTAACCTGGATTGTTTTGCTTGATCACATAACgatatgatagggatagacccaagtGTGATAACCCACAAGCTAAGTGTGGATCCAAGCTATAAACATGCGTgcggaaaagaagaaagtttgcttcTGAAAGAAACCAGGTCATGAACCAGGAAGTAGATAACCTGCTTGCTGCATGAAAGATTCGAGAGGTGaaatatccagaatggttgtctaacgTGGTGGTGGTTCCGAAGAaaaatggcaagtggagggtctgCGTTAATTTTACAGATTTAAATAAAGCTTGCCCAAAGGATTCGTTCCCGCTATCACACATAGACGCCATGGTGGATGCTACTGTAGGtcacgagatgctgacattcctggatgcctggagcggatataaccagataaagatgcaccccagCGACCAGGAAAAGACGGCGTTCAGATCTGAGCGAGGTATCTATTGCTATAACGTCATGCCTTTTGGACTTAAAAATGCAGGATCCACCTATCAGAGGCTGGTAAACATGATATTTAAAGAGCAAATAGGCCAaactatggaagtatacatagatgatATGGTCGTCAAATCAAAGCAGGC
It includes:
- the LOC141590372 gene encoding uncharacterized protein LOC141590372, with product MVITATGPLKEACMCKGFGSTLSGAALQWFIGLPNKSIANFADLVNAFNQQFASSRKPEKQTSDLYQIVQEFEESTRDYLNRFNKEKMAIPICDIATAIQAFRRGLHQDSDLYKDMTKHPCTTFEEVQSKEIAVIRLEEDSAPIRGIYDLDPVSRKAPVEKRSERSKPYSGNLNKVSGSSKEKSEADLPPKVSEYGFTTNLAGLFKALQELGRRVRWPKPPAEGYSSSRKDTGKKCEFHGSNTHDTDECHSLRKEVKFHYDQGKLDHLLPRGTTRVNLADQVLPSPPPQCTRIVNVITGGSELYGLTYSAAKRHATRTKGDKPEISFRINRQNLPSVTFDETDARSAPEQHHVALIITLPIGNCEVRKILVDTGSSVNLIMLEMLKGIGFTEKDLAKKELPLVGFSGETKHSLGEIVIPTYAGCVNKQVRYMVIDGLSTYNVILGRPWIHKMKAIPSTYHQCLKFPTPWGVQEIRGDHEEAKDCYKWL